The Syngnathus typhle isolate RoL2023-S1 ecotype Sweden linkage group LG14, RoL_Styp_1.0, whole genome shotgun sequence genome segment TGAATATGTGTCTAGTTGAGTATCATCACAAGTTTGATTGGGTCAAATTGGTCTACGTGAGTATTAAGATGTGAGTTGTGGCCTACAGCAGCTCTTTGTGCGTGTTTTCAATTAGTATTTGCGTGTTTAACTGTTTGTTGCATTTCATGAATGGCAAAAAACAAGCGGTTATGTAGCAGACGCTCATTTATACTTCAAATTTTGCCTCAGgacaaaaagcaaaatggcagcctgtaaaatgaaaatgtgatCAGCTGGGCAAAGCTGACTAAGATTCAAATTTTTTGGACACTGAACCAGTTTACTGTTAGTCGCTCAAGCAAAGTGGATTTTAGGTTCATCCATAGATAGTGCCTCATCTCCCTTTTCATTTCTGTCTGACTTCTCTTGTCTGCTCCACTGCCCAGTCTTGCTGTAAAGGTGGAAGGGGGAGGCTTCCGCGGTATTATGGGATGAGCGAGCGGTTGTCAAGGGAAACCAGAATCTCAGTAGACTACTTCGTACACCGTGGCCTTCTTGTCCCCCGAGCCGGTCACGATGTACTTGTCGTCCGGGGACACGTCGCAGCTCAATACCGACGATGACTCCTTGGACTGGATGAGGGCGAGGGACAgccacaaagagagagagagagagatgtgaCTCATCAAATACTCAAGATGCATTTGCAATTCAATCACATGATAAACACACACTGTCTCATCACACACGGCTCTCTCGAGGCTCATTAGGCGCGAACGTCAATAGGGGTCGTGCCATGGAACATGGTGGCTAGCGGCTCCAAAGGAACCACTCATGACCTTCAGGCACAGTACGACGTCTCCATCTTGGCTAAGAATTCagctccaaatcaataatgtgcTTGTTGTGACACAGACGGGAACAAAAACAACACCTCGAGTGGAAAGTTTGAAGGACATCCAAGTCGTACAACAAAGACGTCGGTCCAACAGGAACTTTCAGACAGACGCTTAATGAAGGTGAAAGGTTTGCGTGTGGCCGCAATTTGCAGCTTTTAAACTAAAAAAGGACTGAAATGAGAAAAGTCACCTGAAAGATGCTGGCTCCGTACGGGGTTCTCCACGCATTCAGCAAGTTGTCTTTGCCTGTGCTTACAAACCATTTGCctgaaagcaaatcaaaaagagAAAGGAAGGAGAGAATTTGGATGCTGCTCTCAGGGATCAAGTTTCTTCAGGTTTTGAACTAAAAGCTCAAAGTGCTTACCGCAGTAGGCGAACTTGAGGGAGAGCACGCAGCTCTCGTGAAGGTGCAACTGGTACTTGTCGGGCTTGGACACGTGCAGGACTTCCACGTTACTGCTCTCCATCCCCACCGCCAGCCACTCGCCCGTCGGACAGTAACCCAGCGAGAAGATCTGCAGGCGGTTCAAACGCAGCACACGACCTAGATGTTGACTTTTCCATCCATCATTTCTTATCGCGTTCTGGTCTTATCTTTGCACAATCTCCCATATTTCTCTCCTCCCTGCATTGTTCTCTTGCTCGTGTCATGTTGGCCTTCTTTCATCGCGCTTATCTGTGCCTCACCCTCATCCCTCATTTCCTGACATTTTCTCCTGTTTTTGCCCTTTAGCTTTTATATCTCcacactttgcttttttttttttttgctgctattATTTGGCATCCGGTAACTGTGTGTTGAAGTTCTGCATGTGTGCGCGTCTTTTTGGCTCAAGGGACACATTTGGTCATCAAAGTAGAACTTGATGAATCAGCATTTTGCACTCTCTCGTCCAAGTGTCAATAATTATCTGCTCATGTTCACCGGCCGTGTCAAGATGTGCATCCTGTATATCTATGTCTGCCCAAGGCAATTTCTCTTCTTTATGCACGAATAAAACAACTCTTGAAGTCACACCAGGTGCTGCGTAATTGCTTCACGTATCCGTGTTTGCGTGTGCTCGGCTACCTGTGAGGTGAAGTCGTGCTGCTGCAGCTGGCGTCCCTCCCTCAGGTCCCAGCAGCGCACCGTGTTGTCCAGTCCTCCCGTCCACAGCTTGGTGCCGTCGTTGGAGATGTCGATGCAGCTCGCTCCGTCCGTGTGGCCCTGGAACTGTCTGTGGCAGCAGACAACTTCATCAGCAAGATAAAGAGATTAACGAGAATATTCTCAAACTATTGTTCACGCTACCTGACGAGCGTCTGGTTGTGCAGGTCCCAGACGACGATGTTGCCGTCGCTGCAGCAGGAGAAGCACACCTTGTTGTCGGGCGAGATGGCCAGCGCGTAGCAGGCCGGCGCCGATGACGTCAGCTCGGCTTTGATGCGAGGGGTGGGCGTGGCCAAGTCCCAGATGGACAGCGTGCTGGCCTCGCCGCCCACGATCAACGTGCGCCCGTCGGGTAGGATCTTACAGGAGCGGATGTAGTTATCGCGGTTCTGATTGAACGAGAGAATGAGGGAAATGCGCCACGTGATCACACTTTTGCATTTCTTAATATGTTGTGTTTTGTGAAGAGGACAGACCAGGCAGTCGAGCTGCGCCATGGGACTCTTGCTGCCCGGCTGGCTGATGTCCCAGACCTTGACGCAGCCTTTGCCCCCTGTGTAGACGTGGCGCGTGGAGGTGCTGATGGTGACAGCGCACACCACCTCGCCGTGGCTCAGGCTGTGGATCTGCCGCGCGTGGCGAGGGATGCCCGGGCCCAGCAGTGCGTCGGGAGGAAAGGGCACCGGCTGCATCTGGCCGTCTGCGCTCACGTGGAACGAATAAGCCCTGTGCCAGTATTTTTAAtaacaaaaaatttaaaaaattgggtATGTTTTTATCTTTTAATTCAACCCTTGATGACTGTGTGggtgtgaaaaagaaaagaaaactcaCGGCTTGCCGCCAGATGAGCCAGGCAGAGAGGACGACAGGCCCGGGGCCCTCAGGTGAGATCGAGAGTCATAAGCCacctacaaacaaacaaacaaacaagacttGAGACATTGTTATCACATTAGCATTCGGTCAGTAATGGCAAACTTCTTTCACAACAGAGTCACTGCCTGATAAACTACACCAGCAAACCATTGAGCCTTCCATATCAAACAGCAGGTTCTAAATCAAACACGGACGTGGACAGACGACGCAGCTCACCATGGGGCTTCGAGCGTAGGCGCTGGCGGCTGCGCTGATTTGGGGCGAGAGCGTCAGAGCCCCGCCAAATCCTCCGGGACTGGCCAGCTCCCCGTTGAGCCCTGCGTGGGACACCACGCCAAAGTGAGCTGGGTACGAACCGGCCGGCACAGACATGGGGCTGCGGAGTGCTGGgaaagtgaggaggaggagaaggagaagaggaaAGGAAACGAGGGTGGGAGGAAGGACAAGACATAACATACAAGCACGGTCACAGCAGGGCTGATAAGAACACAAGCACACAATTTTGATCCGAACAACCGAACCAAGTTCAATTTTCCACTACAATCATATTTTCACATTTCGATGAGGTCTCACCGAGGGGGTCCGCAGCAGACGCCACTTTGCTAACCAGGCGAAGGCAGGAAGTGCTGGGACCGGGCGCTCCCGGGGTGAGGGCCTCGCGGTGCGATGGCGACGGGGTGCTGGACTTGGACAAGGGCGACTGGGACTTGTCCGTCTGTGGATTATTAATAAAAATTTCAGAATATCACTTATGGGCGGAAACTGGTACTTTACATGAAATTAGATGGAATGGACAGTAAAccaagttttttattttacctGTGTGGGATCCTTGGCCTTGCCCGGAGCGGGACTGCACGGGTTGGGGGTGGAGGGTGGCTCTGCGGGGCCCGAGGAACCCGGGAGCTCTTTCCTTAAGGCAGGGGCCCGGTCCAAACCGTTCCCACGGGGAGAATGAGGTGGAGTGCCAACTGGGGAATTAGGCTCCtgattataaaaaaaacaaaaaaaacaacaaagatcaTTTCATTTCACATGAATACTCTCAGTCAAGCATGGCTTCATTCCAAGCACATGTTGGCACCGTGGTGACCACAAGGTGATTTCAGGCGACTCGGCATATTTGATGATTCGGCAGTGCACAACAGCACATATTGTCCTGCTGCGGagaaaagatgatgatgatgtcggcTATTCCGGGATGCTTTCATCACTTTGGCCGAAAACGCCACTGCCTCCCCACGCTCGACAGTCTTTACCCTGTGCTTGACTTAGCACTTCTCACCGGGTCAGCAACTACAAAGAGCATGGAGCAGAgaagcccctcccctccctgtctCTGTTATTACACACAATTGTCTACTTTTGTGCCAACAAGGGAGCACTTGTGCTTTATTGAGTCACGTGAAAATACAAAgattttagattaaaaaaaaaaaaaaaacaccgtagTGCTCACTGGGAGATGCATTTTAAGGATTAGTTGAATGCAGCAGACTGTAATGAGCAGGGGAGGAGGAATATTGAAAGAAATATTGAGCTGGTCAAAAGAGAATCAAATGAACTCATTTTCTGGACCAACAACTATCTGGACGCGTCGCTTGTAATTTTATGGAACAATAAATGTGATTTGTGTCATATGAGTTGATTACGGAATTAATCAGCCGTGTCagaaatgtattaaaaaaacaataaggaTAAATAACTAATTCGACGACGCTCAAGAATCCCATTACACCCTAACGAGGCTTCTTTGTCAAGCTATTACAAAATGTGTTTACGGCGTTACGTGACATTAAACGTAAACATTCACATTTCTGAAGGTCAAAAGAAGCACGAGGCGGCTTGGATGATTGACACACACACGGGTGATTGATGAGAGAGGTTTGATCCAATTAGGGCAGCCATGTTGATTTTCAGCGCTCACGCCATCATCACGCCATCATCACGCCACACGTGTATTTCACGTATGTGGCTTGTGACACGGTGTCACAAGGTTTATGTGACTTGGGGCCTTGTTACAGATAAAATGCACAAGACACGTGAACGGATCCGCAGAGGACAAAGGGCCGAGTCTCTAGGGATGGATTAAGTGCTCACATTTCCAATTACAACAGAAAATAAGCGCTAACTCGCTAAATTTATAGCTTTTGTCCAGCATGAATGCAGGACTTCttgggcacttttttttttgtctgggaaCCAGTTAACAGTCTTCATTCCATTTCTGATTATGAGGTGGCTCATGTTTTCTAGTATGATTATTTgctataaaatacatttttgttaatATTACAGGATTCTGGAATGGATTCATTGGATTATTTCGAATTTGGTTTTAGTCAGATtttttggaacggattaatttcaAAAATAACTTTAAAAAATGCATTATGGCCAATTAAGTGCTGTAAATTAACGACATActttatacatgtttttttttttagtataatTTCATGAAATTGCTCTTAATGGTGTGACAAGGTTGGTAAAAACTGAGACAGGTAAACCAACCTCATTGGACACGTCCACCACCAGATTGTCCTCACTTTTATCACCATCGCTGTCCTGCAAGCAAGAAAAGACAATATTTGCTCGAACTTTTCCACAGGGACACCCAAGAGATACCTTGACTCACACCCAAGGAGCCTGCACGCGGTGCACCGATCGATATGTCAATATCTCTTGGCCACTGTCAGTCTAGCATGCACACTCGGACACGGTGACACTCGGCACCAAATATCTGCTGCCACACAAGCGCTCC includes the following:
- the tle2b gene encoding transducin-like enhancer protein 4 isoform X2, which encodes MYPQGRHPVPLQPGQSFKFTVLETLDRIKEEFQFLQAQYHSLKLECEKLASEKTEMQRHYIMYYEMSYGLNIEMHKQAEIVKRLSAICAQIIPFLSQEHQQQVVQAVERAKQVTMAELNAIIGQQLQHLSHHAPGIPLTPHPSGLSLGVGGSGLLALTGALGVSAHLAAKDERNHLDPEHLREGAPSRSKSASSTDSQPPEERQGPSGGYASSQGGAEAKRRRCEDKEPIAPHSYDSDGDKSEDNLVVDVSNEEPNSPVGTPPHSPRGNGLDRAPALRKELPGSSGPAEPPSTPNPCSPAPGKAKDPTQTDKSQSPLSKSSTPSPSHREALTPGAPGPSTSCLRLVSKVASAADPLALRSPMSVPAGSYPAHFGVVSHAGLNGELASPGGFGGALTLSPQISAAASAYARSPMVAYDSRSHLRAPGLSSSLPGSSGGKPAYSFHVSADGQMQPVPFPPDALLGPGIPRHARQIHSLSHGEVVCAVTISTSTRHVYTGGKGCVKVWDISQPGSKSPMAQLDCLNRDNYIRSCKILPDGRTLIVGGEASTLSIWDLATPTPRIKAELTSSAPACYALAISPDNKVCFSCCSDGNIVVWDLHNQTLVRQFQGHTDGASCIDISNDGTKLWTGGLDNTVRCWDLREGRQLQQHDFTSQIFSLGYCPTGEWLAVGMESSNVEVLHVSKPDKYQLHLHESCVLSLKFAYCGKWFVSTGKDNLLNAWRTPYGASIFQSKESSSVLSCDVSPDDKYIVTGSGDKKATVYEVVY
- the tle2b gene encoding transducin-like enhancer protein 4 isoform X1 is translated as MYPQGRHPVPLQPGQSFKFTVLETLDRIKEEFQFLQAQYHSLKLECEKLASEKTEMQRHYIMYYEMSYGLNIEMHKQAEIVKRLSAICAQIIPFLSQEHQQQVVQAVERAKQVTMAELNAIIGQQQLQHLSHHAPGIPLTPHPSGLSLGVGGSGLLALTGALGVSAHLAAKDERNHLDPEHLREGAPSRSKSASSTDSQPPEERQGPSGGYASSQGGAEAKRRRCEDKEPIAPHSYDSDGDKSEDNLVVDVSNEEPNSPVGTPPHSPRGNGLDRAPALRKELPGSSGPAEPPSTPNPCSPAPGKAKDPTQTDKSQSPLSKSSTPSPSHREALTPGAPGPSTSCLRLVSKVASAADPLALRSPMSVPAGSYPAHFGVVSHAGLNGELASPGGFGGALTLSPQISAAASAYARSPMVAYDSRSHLRAPGLSSSLPGSSGGKPAYSFHVSADGQMQPVPFPPDALLGPGIPRHARQIHSLSHGEVVCAVTISTSTRHVYTGGKGCVKVWDISQPGSKSPMAQLDCLNRDNYIRSCKILPDGRTLIVGGEASTLSIWDLATPTPRIKAELTSSAPACYALAISPDNKVCFSCCSDGNIVVWDLHNQTLVRQFQGHTDGASCIDISNDGTKLWTGGLDNTVRCWDLREGRQLQQHDFTSQIFSLGYCPTGEWLAVGMESSNVEVLHVSKPDKYQLHLHESCVLSLKFAYCGKWFVSTGKDNLLNAWRTPYGASIFQSKESSSVLSCDVSPDDKYIVTGSGDKKATVYEVVY
- the tle2b gene encoding transducin-like enhancer protein 4 isoform X3 is translated as MQRHYIMYYEMSYGLNIEMHKQAEIVKRLSAICAQIIPFLSQEHQQQVVQAVERAKQVTMAELNAIIGQQQLQHLSHHAPGIPLTPHPSGLSLGVGGSGLLALTGALGVSAHLAAKDERNHLDPEHLREGAPSRSKSASSTDSQPPEERQGPSGGYASSQGGAEAKRRRCEDKEPIAPHSYDSDGDKSEDNLVVDVSNEEPNSPVGTPPHSPRGNGLDRAPALRKELPGSSGPAEPPSTPNPCSPAPGKAKDPTQTDKSQSPLSKSSTPSPSHREALTPGAPGPSTSCLRLVSKVASAADPLALRSPMSVPAGSYPAHFGVVSHAGLNGELASPGGFGGALTLSPQISAAASAYARSPMVAYDSRSHLRAPGLSSSLPGSSGGKPAYSFHVSADGQMQPVPFPPDALLGPGIPRHARQIHSLSHGEVVCAVTISTSTRHVYTGGKGCVKVWDISQPGSKSPMAQLDCLNRDNYIRSCKILPDGRTLIVGGEASTLSIWDLATPTPRIKAELTSSAPACYALAISPDNKVCFSCCSDGNIVVWDLHNQTLVRQFQGHTDGASCIDISNDGTKLWTGGLDNTVRCWDLREGRQLQQHDFTSQIFSLGYCPTGEWLAVGMESSNVEVLHVSKPDKYQLHLHESCVLSLKFAYCGKWFVSTGKDNLLNAWRTPYGASIFQSKESSSVLSCDVSPDDKYIVTGSGDKKATVYEVVY
- the tle2b gene encoding transducin-like enhancer protein 4 isoform X4, translating into MSYGLNIEMHKQAEIVKRLSAICAQIIPFLSQEHQQQVVQAVERAKQVTMAELNAIIGQQQLQHLSHHAPGIPLTPHPSGLSLGVGGSGLLALTGALGVSAHLAAKDERNHLDPEHLREGAPSRSKSASSTDSQPPEERQGPSGGYASSQGGAEAKRRRCEDKEPIAPHSYDSDGDKSEDNLVVDVSNEEPNSPVGTPPHSPRGNGLDRAPALRKELPGSSGPAEPPSTPNPCSPAPGKAKDPTQTDKSQSPLSKSSTPSPSHREALTPGAPGPSTSCLRLVSKVASAADPLALRSPMSVPAGSYPAHFGVVSHAGLNGELASPGGFGGALTLSPQISAAASAYARSPMVAYDSRSHLRAPGLSSSLPGSSGGKPAYSFHVSADGQMQPVPFPPDALLGPGIPRHARQIHSLSHGEVVCAVTISTSTRHVYTGGKGCVKVWDISQPGSKSPMAQLDCLNRDNYIRSCKILPDGRTLIVGGEASTLSIWDLATPTPRIKAELTSSAPACYALAISPDNKVCFSCCSDGNIVVWDLHNQTLVRQFQGHTDGASCIDISNDGTKLWTGGLDNTVRCWDLREGRQLQQHDFTSQIFSLGYCPTGEWLAVGMESSNVEVLHVSKPDKYQLHLHESCVLSLKFAYCGKWFVSTGKDNLLNAWRTPYGASIFQSKESSSVLSCDVSPDDKYIVTGSGDKKATVYEVVY